One window of Halopseudomonas maritima genomic DNA carries:
- a CDS encoding cytochrome b, whose amino-acid sequence MSVKDSAARYGVVSRVLHWGMALLLLWQFLSAGARLLLEDTPIEAFFWSTHKPLGFLLFALIWLRLVWALANRQRRPASVGLPATLGHLGLYALLIAVPGLALLRQYGSGRAFEPFGLPLMAGFDGKTEWMISLGNALHSWLGWTLLALIVGHAFMALLHRHSAGHTDVLPRMWSK is encoded by the coding sequence ATGTCCGTAAAAGATAGCGCCGCGCGGTACGGCGTGGTGAGCCGTGTGCTGCATTGGGGGATGGCGCTGTTGCTGCTCTGGCAGTTTCTCAGCGCTGGCGCGCGCCTGTTGCTGGAAGATACCCCGATTGAGGCGTTTTTCTGGTCGACTCACAAGCCGCTTGGCTTTCTGTTGTTTGCGTTGATCTGGCTGCGTCTTGTTTGGGCGCTGGCGAACCGGCAGCGTCGGCCTGCGTCGGTTGGCCTGCCCGCCACCCTTGGGCACCTTGGGCTGTATGCCTTGCTGATTGCGGTGCCCGGTCTGGCACTGCTGCGTCAGTACGGCTCAGGCCGCGCGTTTGAGCCCTTTGGTCTGCCGCTGATGGCGGGCTTTGACGGCAAGACCGAGTGGATGATCAGTCTGGGCAACGCCTTGCACAGCTGGCTCGGCTGGACGCTGTTGGCGCTGATTGTCGGGCATGCGTTTATGGCGCTGCTGCATCGCCACAGCGCTGGCCACACCGATGTGCTGCCGCGTATGTGGAGCAAATAG
- a CDS encoding lipopolysaccharide kinase InaA family protein has translation MLDKTHPGFSDWWGRQGDWVEQPNERREGNSGVQRLTDQDLTLYLKRQTGHLSRSVRYPLGRPTVVREAWALEAYRAAGVRVPQMRFAGARKYQGQWQGLLVTEELRDFISLDDWYAGGARAQHGDAVHRHMLRELANCLSLAHHAGLQHGCLYSKHIFIRVRSRGVEIALLDLEKSRRRWRRSAAVRHDLKQLYRHRGPMPEADWFQLLEDYRQVAEIAPSERLLGRRTPVRRRRA, from the coding sequence ATGCTAGACAAGACGCATCCCGGGTTCAGTGACTGGTGGGGCCGTCAGGGCGACTGGGTAGAACAGCCCAATGAGCGTCGCGAGGGCAACAGCGGCGTGCAGCGGCTGACCGATCAAGACTTAACCCTGTATCTCAAACGCCAGACCGGCCACCTCAGCCGCTCGGTGCGTTATCCCCTGGGGCGCCCCACTGTGGTGCGTGAAGCCTGGGCTTTGGAGGCTTATCGCGCCGCCGGCGTGCGAGTGCCGCAGATGCGCTTTGCGGGCGCGCGCAAGTACCAGGGCCAGTGGCAGGGGCTGCTGGTGACCGAAGAGCTGCGCGACTTCATCAGCCTTGATGACTGGTATGCCGGTGGTGCCAGAGCGCAGCATGGTGACGCCGTGCACCGCCACATGTTGCGTGAGCTGGCCAACTGCTTGAGCCTGGCGCATCACGCCGGACTGCAGCACGGCTGCCTGTACTCCAAACATATTTTCATCCGGGTACGCAGTCGGGGAGTGGAAATAGCGCTGCTCGACCTGGAAAAAAGTCGCCGCCGCTGGCGCCGCAGCGCTGCCGTGCGCCACGACCTGAAGCAGCTTTACCGACACCGTGGACCGATGCCCGAGGCGGACTGGTTCCAGTTGCTGGAGGATTATCGTCAGGTCGCTGAGATCGCGCCCAGCGAACGTCTGCTGGGCCGCAGAACGCCGGTCCGGCGGCGTCGGGCCTAG
- a CDS encoding GNAT family N-acetyltransferase gives MSDLRIGLATPSDAERVGRLFDLYRQFYEQAADLPGAIAYLHARLQNGESVVLMAETAEGELAGFCQLYPTFCSVDMAPICVLYDLFVAADFRRQGIAEQLLTGAGQQAKARGAVRMELATALTNTSAQRLYESTGWVRDDAFFHYAKTLSVPVS, from the coding sequence GTGAGTGACCTGCGCATTGGCCTGGCCACCCCGAGCGACGCTGAGCGGGTGGGGCGGCTGTTTGATCTGTACCGTCAGTTCTACGAGCAAGCCGCCGATCTGCCCGGCGCAATTGCCTACCTGCACGCCCGCCTGCAGAACGGCGAGTCGGTGGTGCTTATGGCAGAGACCGCCGAGGGTGAGCTGGCGGGCTTCTGCCAGCTGTACCCGACCTTCTGTTCGGTGGATATGGCCCCTATTTGCGTACTGTACGATCTGTTTGTTGCCGCTGACTTCCGTCGTCAGGGCATTGCCGAACAGTTGCTGACGGGGGCCGGGCAGCAGGCCAAGGCCCGTGGCGCGGTGCGTATGGAGCTGGCGACGGCGCTCACCAATACCTCGGCACAACGGCTTTATGAGTCGACCGGTTGGGTTCGCGACGACGCCTTTTTTCATTACGCCAAAACACTGTCAGTGCCGGTGAGCTGA
- a CDS encoding 2-isopropylmalate synthase codes for MLPDPSQKYRAATPVALPDRQWPSRTMTHAPIWLSTDLRDGNQALFEPMNPERKLRLFHELVRIGFKEIEVGFPAASRTDFDIVRQLIDEQQIPADVTPMVMTQLREDLISETVRAVAGARRVIVHLYNAVAPAWRELVFGMSVPQIIEMVEHHVALFKRLTAAHPETEWVLQYSPETFCMAELEVSLAVCNAAIRTWDAGPQRRMIINLPTTVEVSTPNVFADQIEWMDPRLARREHITLSVHPHNDRGTGVACAEQAILAGAQRVEGCLFGNGERSGNVDLVTLALNLYTQGIAPGLDFSDIAAVARVAEACTALPIHPRHPYVGDLVFTAFSGSHQDAIAKGFAAQQAGAMWRVPYLPIDPQDIGRTYDSIVRVNSQSGKGGIAFLLQRDNGISLPRRMQIEFSAIVQALADASETELSSEQIWAIFEQTYLAPTQAQSSFIYRSHRLFEHPDGQGITLELADGNGAVRTIQGSGNGPIAATVAALELPMRIDSFEERSLGAGSDATAVAMVEAVMPGVPGSRFGVGRHPNMATASVLAVLSAAARFTGAAD; via the coding sequence ATGTTGCCTGATCCGTCCCAGAAGTACCGCGCGGCCACCCCCGTCGCTCTGCCTGACCGTCAATGGCCCTCGCGCACCATGACCCATGCGCCAATCTGGTTGTCTACCGACCTGCGTGACGGTAACCAGGCGCTGTTTGAACCGATGAACCCTGAGCGCAAACTGCGCCTGTTTCATGAACTGGTACGTATCGGCTTCAAGGAAATCGAGGTCGGCTTTCCGGCCGCCTCGCGGACAGATTTCGACATCGTGCGCCAGCTCATCGACGAGCAGCAGATTCCCGCCGATGTCACCCCGATGGTCATGACCCAGCTGCGCGAAGACCTGATCAGCGAAACGGTGCGCGCCGTCGCAGGCGCCCGGCGGGTCATCGTGCACCTCTACAACGCGGTGGCGCCCGCCTGGCGTGAACTTGTCTTTGGCATGAGCGTGCCGCAGATCATCGAGATGGTTGAGCACCATGTTGCCTTGTTCAAACGGCTGACGGCCGCGCACCCGGAAACCGAGTGGGTGCTGCAATACTCGCCGGAAACCTTCTGTATGGCTGAGCTGGAAGTGTCACTGGCGGTCTGCAACGCCGCCATCCGTACCTGGGATGCCGGCCCGCAGCGCCGGATGATCATCAACTTGCCGACCACCGTGGAGGTGTCGACCCCCAACGTGTTTGCCGATCAGATCGAATGGATGGACCCGCGCCTGGCGCGACGCGAGCACATCACCCTCTCGGTGCACCCCCACAACGACCGGGGCACCGGCGTAGCCTGCGCAGAACAGGCCATCCTTGCAGGTGCGCAACGGGTCGAGGGGTGTCTGTTTGGTAATGGGGAGCGCAGCGGCAATGTCGACCTGGTGACACTGGCGCTGAACCTCTACACCCAGGGCATCGCGCCCGGGCTGGATTTCTCCGACATCGCCGCCGTGGCGCGCGTGGCCGAAGCGTGCACTGCGCTACCGATTCATCCGCGCCACCCCTACGTCGGTGATCTGGTCTTCACCGCGTTCTCCGGTTCACACCAGGATGCCATCGCCAAGGGTTTTGCTGCGCAACAGGCCGGCGCGATGTGGCGCGTGCCGTACCTGCCGATTGATCCGCAGGACATCGGCCGCACCTACGACAGCATCGTGCGCGTCAACAGCCAGTCGGGCAAAGGCGGCATTGCCTTTCTGTTGCAACGCGACAACGGCATCAGCCTGCCACGCCGCATGCAGATCGAGTTCAGCGCCATCGTTCAGGCGCTGGCCGACGCCAGTGAGACGGAGCTGAGCAGCGAGCAGATCTGGGCGATTTTCGAACAGACCTATCTCGCACCAACGCAGGCGCAGTCGAGCTTCATCTACCGCAGTCACCGGCTGTTCGAGCACCCGGACGGTCAAGGCATCACACTGGAGCTGGCCGACGGCAACGGCGCCGTCAGAACCATCCAAGGCTCGGGCAACGGCCCGATAGCCGCCACCGTCGCAGCCCTGGAGCTGCCGATGCGTATCGACAGCTTTGAAGAGCGCAGCCTGGGAGCAGGGTCAGATGCTACGGCAGTCGCGATGGTTGAAGCCGTCATGCCCGGCGTGCCCGGCTCGCGCTTTGGCGTCGGTCGGCACCCGAATATGGCGACGGCCTCGGTGTTGGCGGTGCTGAGTGCCGCCGCCCGGTTCACCGGCGCAGCAGATTGA
- a CDS encoding AraC family transcriptional regulator: MGFLSPEQGGHALDPNPDGLPVSGVAVHYSAGHVVPEHQHRQGHLIYADRGLLRVEAQSGQWLVPPTAAVWLRAGVPHRLVVPVALQAHGLFVREDVCARLPAVDCVVHVSGLLRELIMALSQSDAPAGARRRALLGELLVEELHAQPVLPLHLPWPAGGALQQVCQALVDDPADSATAAEWASRLAIGDKTFHRRFLQATGMTFGRWRQQLRLMSSLTLLLQGLPITQVALASGYDSHSAYSTAFRKQFGQPPSAFVANR, encoded by the coding sequence ATGGGCTTTCTCTCTCCTGAACAGGGCGGTCATGCGTTGGACCCGAACCCGGACGGCCTGCCGGTATCTGGTGTGGCGGTTCATTATTCGGCCGGTCATGTGGTGCCTGAGCACCAGCATCGGCAGGGGCATCTGATCTACGCCGACCGTGGCCTGTTGCGGGTGGAAGCGCAAAGCGGGCAGTGGCTGGTGCCCCCCACGGCGGCCGTCTGGCTGCGCGCCGGGGTACCGCATCGGCTGGTGGTGCCCGTTGCGCTGCAGGCGCACGGTCTGTTTGTGCGCGAGGACGTATGTGCGCGCCTGCCGGCGGTCGATTGCGTGGTGCACGTTTCGGGCTTGCTGCGCGAGCTGATCATGGCACTGAGCCAAAGCGACGCCCCTGCTGGTGCCCGGCGCAGGGCGCTGCTCGGCGAGCTGCTGGTCGAGGAGCTGCACGCTCAACCAGTGCTGCCGCTGCATTTGCCGTGGCCGGCTGGCGGCGCACTGCAGCAGGTGTGTCAGGCACTGGTGGACGACCCGGCTGATAGCGCCACGGCTGCCGAGTGGGCGAGCAGACTGGCCATCGGCGACAAGACATTCCATCGGCGCTTTTTGCAGGCGACCGGCATGACCTTTGGCAGGTGGCGGCAGCAGCTGCGGTTGATGTCGTCGCTGACGCTGTTGCTGCAGGGGTTGCCGATCACTCAGGTTGCGCTCGCCAGCGGCTATGACAGCCATAGCGCCTACAGTACGGCCTTCCGTAAACAGTTCGGGCAACCGCCTTCGGCCTTCGTTGCGAACCGCTAG
- a CDS encoding RDD family protein — translation MSEPQYAGFWLRFGATIIDSVIFGLVLMVPLTLIYGERYWIDETMVHGAWDVLLSYVVPFIATLWFWRRFLGTPGKMLLRLRVVDARSGEPLPLGQCVLRYIGYFVSALPLCLGFLWVAFDSRKQAWHDKIGGSVVIVEPREPVRFEGRE, via the coding sequence ATGAGCGAGCCCCAATACGCCGGTTTCTGGCTGCGTTTCGGCGCAACCATTATTGATTCCGTGATCTTCGGTCTGGTGCTGATGGTGCCGCTGACGCTGATCTACGGCGAGCGTTACTGGATCGACGAAACCATGGTGCACGGCGCCTGGGATGTGTTGCTCAGCTACGTTGTGCCCTTTATCGCCACGCTCTGGTTCTGGCGCCGCTTTCTCGGTACGCCGGGCAAGATGCTGCTGCGTCTGCGGGTGGTTGATGCGCGTAGCGGCGAGCCCCTGCCGCTGGGCCAGTGTGTGCTGCGCTATATCGGCTATTTTGTGTCTGCCTTGCCGCTGTGTCTGGGCTTTCTCTGGGTGGCCTTTGATTCACGCAAGCAGGCTTGGCACGACAAGATCGGTGGCAGCGTGGTGATCGTCGAGCCCCGAGAGCCGGTGCGCTTCGAAGGCCGAGAGTAA
- a CDS encoding thiol-disulfide oxidoreductase DCC family protein, which produces MSVAETPVILFDGVCKLCSAWTNFIIKYDAEHRFRLCSVQSAAGQRLLAQHGYPTDIFETMLVSDGRRCFEKSAAFFFVMNRLGWPWRGLLVFRLIPRPLRDWLYDRIALNRYRLFGRYQLCQLPSADHAGRFVDE; this is translated from the coding sequence ATGAGCGTTGCCGAGACGCCGGTGATCCTGTTCGATGGGGTCTGCAAGCTCTGCAGCGCCTGGACCAATTTCATCATCAAGTACGACGCCGAGCACCGCTTCCGGCTTTGCAGTGTGCAGTCGGCGGCTGGTCAGCGGCTGCTGGCGCAACACGGCTATCCGACCGATATCTTTGAAACTATGCTGGTAAGCGATGGCAGGCGCTGTTTCGAGAAGAGCGCCGCGTTCTTCTTCGTCATGAATCGGCTTGGCTGGCCGTGGCGCGGCCTGCTGGTGTTTCGGCTGATTCCGCGCCCGCTGCGCGACTGGCTGTATGACCGCATTGCGCTGAACCGCTACCGGCTGTTTGGCCGTTACCAGCTGTGCCAGCTGCCGTCTGCCGATCACGCTGGGCGCTTTGTCGATGAGTAG
- the lepB gene encoding signal peptidase I produces the protein MSTVWTPRVWLSVVLGIFLQPFVFLYVNRPGLFWLYLVASLVTAGVDWFFGLALTLAFSLICPLHAALIARRYDPAQARRWYCRAWVPVGLYLLLMTSILGTRLYLYEPYSVPSASMHPTLLEGDLFIAQKWGFAHRSLFGQRLPGSGLVDTARLRRGQVYVFYPPDQQVLYVKRLMALPGDVIALTPDAVVVNGQILPRTLLVDAAGRRVYRESNGGQSYRIQELDDAPPGEVRTFKVPPDHYFFLGDNRDNSNDSRYFGSVPAEHIVGELVWHWRD, from the coding sequence GTGTCGACAGTGTGGACTCCCCGAGTGTGGCTCAGCGTGGTGCTGGGCATCTTCCTGCAGCCCTTCGTGTTCCTGTACGTCAACCGGCCAGGCTTGTTCTGGCTCTACCTCGTCGCCAGCCTTGTTACCGCCGGGGTGGACTGGTTCTTCGGGCTCGCGCTGACCCTGGCGTTCAGCCTGATCTGCCCGTTGCATGCGGCCTTGATTGCGCGCCGCTATGACCCGGCACAAGCGCGTCGCTGGTACTGCCGTGCCTGGGTGCCGGTTGGCCTGTATCTGCTATTGATGACCAGTATTCTCGGTACCCGCCTGTACTTGTACGAACCCTATTCGGTGCCCTCGGCGTCAATGCATCCGACCCTGCTGGAAGGCGATCTGTTTATTGCGCAAAAGTGGGGGTTTGCCCACCGCAGCCTGTTTGGCCAGCGGCTGCCGGGCAGCGGCCTGGTGGATACCGCGCGCCTGCGCCGTGGCCAGGTGTATGTGTTTTATCCGCCGGACCAGCAGGTGTTGTACGTCAAACGCCTGATGGCGCTGCCGGGTGACGTGATCGCGCTCACGCCGGATGCGGTGGTGGTCAACGGTCAGATTCTGCCCCGCACGCTGTTGGTGGATGCAGCAGGTCGCCGTGTCTACCGCGAGAGTAACGGCGGGCAAAGCTATCGCATTCAGGAGCTGGATGACGCGCCGCCAGGCGAGGTGCGCACCTTCAAGGTGCCGCCCGACCACTATTTCTTTCTGGGCGACAACCGTGACAACTCCAACGACAGCCGTTACTTCGGCAGTGTGCCGGCCGAGCACATTGTCGGAGAGCTGGTTTGGCATTGGCGCGACTGA
- a CDS encoding response regulator transcription factor, producing MRILVIEDNRDILANVMDYLQLKGYTVDCAQDGVSGLHLAVSDHYDLIVLDIMLPGIDGYQLCQRLRDDAGRDTPIIMLTARDALDDRLKGLNVGADDYLLKPFALSELVARIEAILRRSSGGGRHRLQVGDLSYDLDTLQVSRAGQALKLNPVGLKLLEVLMRKSPAVIRRTVLEEALWGDELPDSDSLRSHIHQLRQILDKPFETPLIHTVHGVGYSLAEPLS from the coding sequence ATGCGTATTCTGGTCATCGAGGATAACCGCGACATCCTCGCCAATGTGATGGACTACCTGCAGCTCAAGGGCTACACGGTGGATTGTGCGCAGGACGGGGTGTCCGGACTGCACCTGGCGGTCAGCGATCATTACGACCTGATCGTGTTGGACATCATGCTGCCCGGCATAGATGGTTATCAGCTCTGTCAGCGGCTGCGTGACGACGCCGGACGCGATACCCCGATCATCATGCTGACCGCGCGCGATGCGCTGGATGACCGGCTCAAGGGGCTCAACGTTGGCGCTGACGATTACCTGCTCAAACCTTTCGCCTTGTCTGAGCTGGTGGCCCGTATCGAGGCCATTTTGCGTCGCAGCAGTGGCGGCGGGCGTCATCGGCTGCAGGTCGGTGACCTGAGCTATGATCTCGACACCCTGCAGGTCAGCCGCGCCGGCCAGGCGCTCAAGTTGAATCCGGTCGGTCTCAAATTGCTGGAAGTGCTGATGCGCAAGAGCCCCGCAGTGATCCGCCGCACTGTGCTGGAAGAGGCGCTGTGGGGTGATGAGCTGCCCGACAGTGACAGCCTGCGCAGCCACATTCACCAGTTGCGGCAAATCCTCGACAAGCCCTTCGAAACGCCGTTGATTCACACCGTTCATGGCGTTGGCTACAGCCTTGCGGAGCCCTTGTCGTGA
- a CDS encoding sensor histidine kinase, giving the protein MIRKQPLRRRIVIAFTLMTLAVSGVFSLGIVAIVHFVEEHLVSQEMGEELDSVLRQDLAQGLPPRLDAKTRLYASHMPGYEIPARLRDMQEGFSELVDNDHALYVYVRQIDLQRFVLVQEQAEFEARENILFAVVFAGFLLSVLLGALLGWLMAHKIMAPITRLASQVQHRDQLLPLAPPLAPDYADDEVGHLAEAFDATLSQLRRSLERERLFTGDVSHELRTPLMIIATSTELLEASDLGERERRQVDRIARAAEEMNELVGTFMLLARAKGQAVRLTGDSRLLDIAREQSERWQRGFADKGLSFKLVVEAEDAGSYHPGLLATVISNLLRNALHYTEQGEVRLVLQQGGFRVEDAGPGVPSEQQSEIFEPFVRCAEARGEGLGLGLSLVKRICAHQGWAVTMCSPASGGSCFEVIFA; this is encoded by the coding sequence GTGATTCGCAAGCAGCCGCTGCGGCGGCGCATCGTGATTGCCTTTACCCTGATGACGCTGGCGGTCAGCGGAGTGTTTTCCCTGGGTATCGTAGCGATCGTGCACTTTGTCGAAGAACACCTGGTATCGCAGGAGATGGGCGAGGAGCTTGATAGCGTCCTGCGGCAGGACCTGGCGCAGGGGCTGCCCCCTCGGCTGGACGCCAAGACCCGCTTGTATGCCTCGCACATGCCAGGCTATGAGATCCCGGCGCGCTTGCGCGATATGCAAGAGGGATTCAGCGAACTGGTTGATAACGATCATGCTTTGTACGTCTACGTGCGTCAGATCGATCTGCAGCGCTTTGTACTGGTGCAGGAGCAGGCTGAGTTTGAGGCGCGGGAAAATATTCTATTCGCTGTGGTGTTTGCCGGGTTTCTGCTCAGTGTGCTGCTCGGAGCGCTGCTTGGCTGGCTGATGGCGCATAAGATTATGGCGCCGATTACCCGCCTGGCGAGCCAGGTACAGCACCGCGACCAACTGTTGCCGCTGGCCCCACCGCTGGCTCCGGACTACGCCGATGACGAGGTCGGTCACCTGGCCGAAGCGTTCGATGCGACGCTCAGCCAGCTGCGCCGTTCGCTGGAACGTGAGCGCTTGTTTACCGGTGACGTCAGTCATGAGCTGCGCACTCCGTTGATGATCATTGCTACCTCGACCGAGCTGCTAGAGGCCAGCGATCTGGGTGAGCGGGAGCGCAGACAGGTGGATCGTATTGCCCGCGCTGCCGAGGAAATGAACGAGTTGGTGGGTACCTTCATGTTGCTGGCGCGCGCCAAGGGTCAGGCTGTGCGTTTGACCGGTGATTCCCGGTTGCTGGATATTGCGCGTGAACAGAGCGAGCGCTGGCAGCGCGGTTTTGCCGATAAGGGGCTCTCTTTCAAGCTGGTTGTCGAGGCAGAGGACGCGGGCAGTTACCACCCGGGGCTGCTGGCGACGGTGATCTCCAACCTGTTGCGCAATGCGCTGCACTATACCGAGCAGGGAGAGGTGCGTTTGGTGTTGCAGCAGGGCGGGTTCCGGGTTGAGGACGCCGGGCCTGGGGTGCCGTCAGAGCAGCAGAGTGAGATATTCGAGCCGTTCGTGCGTTGCGCCGAGGCACGTGGCGAGGGGCTAGGGCTTGGCCTGTCGCTGGTCAAGCGCATCTGTGCCCACCAGGGTTGGGCGGTGACCATGTGCTCGCCGGCCTCGGGCGGCAGCTGTTTTGAAGTCATCTTTGCTTGA
- a CDS encoding class I SAM-dependent methyltransferase → MSEVKPIQLAFSDKYDRNHSQQYLDKHQAGLSRRLSNWRDMQLARRALKDAGEPNLVLDLPCGAGRFWPLLAEAPNRVILAADNSADMIRTAVAGQSPEVVARVKSFQTSAFDIELADNAVDSIFCMRLIHHVADHEHRLALLRECARVTRDTLIISLWVDGNYKAWKRARLEARRAQKGRTGQNQNRFVVARDVIEAEFREAGFSEVSHHDFLPGYAMWRVYVLRKANP, encoded by the coding sequence ATGTCCGAAGTCAAACCGATCCAGCTCGCGTTCTCCGACAAGTACGACCGCAATCATTCCCAGCAGTATCTCGACAAACATCAGGCCGGTCTCTCGCGCCGACTGTCCAACTGGCGCGACATGCAGCTCGCGCGCCGGGCGTTGAAAGATGCCGGTGAGCCGAATCTGGTGCTGGATCTGCCCTGTGGTGCCGGTCGCTTTTGGCCATTGCTGGCCGAAGCGCCAAATCGGGTGATTCTGGCGGCCGACAACTCGGCCGACATGATTCGCACGGCGGTTGCCGGGCAGTCGCCTGAAGTCGTGGCGCGGGTTAAGTCGTTTCAGACCTCAGCCTTTGATATTGAGTTAGCTGACAACGCCGTCGACAGCATCTTCTGCATGCGGTTGATCCACCATGTGGCTGACCATGAGCACCGACTGGCGCTGTTACGTGAGTGCGCGCGGGTCACCCGGGACACGCTGATCATTTCGCTGTGGGTTGATGGCAACTACAAGGCCTGGAAGCGCGCCCGACTGGAAGCACGCCGTGCGCAGAAAGGGCGGACCGGACAAAACCAGAATCGCTTTGTGGTTGCGCGTGATGTGATTGAAGCCGAGTTTCGTGAAGCCGGTTTCAGCGAAGTCAGCCATCACGACTTTCTGCCGGGCTACGCCATGTGGCGGGTGTACGTGCTGCGCAAGGCGAACCCGTGA
- a CDS encoding TRAP transporter large permease has protein sequence MGGEIMAIALFVCLCLALMAGFPVAFTLGGVSLLFAGIGILFNLFEPSFLGALPSRLYGTMTNQTLLAVPLFVFMGVMLEKSKIAEDLLESMSRLFGSLRGGLAFSVCIVGALLAASTGIVGATVVTLGLLALPTMLRRGYDPALATGTLAATGTLGQIIPPSIILVLLGDVLSNAYQQAQQKLGIFSPKTVTVSDLFVGALLPGLLLVLLYLAYLAFVALRQPEKLPAPTPQDSGAVSVTQLLRSLLPPLLLIMAVLGSILAGVATPTEAAAVGALGAGLLALFKRQLNLGKLREVAQATAEISAMVFMILLGASIFSLVFRGFGGDELIHELFHSLPGGAFTAMLVVMLAIFLLGFILDFIEITFVVVPIVGPVLLSMGVDPVWLGVMIALNLQTSFLTPPFGLSLFYLRSVTPPEIPTSAIYRGVLPFILIQLMMLAIAACWPGLITWLPSLLAK, from the coding sequence ATGGGCGGTGAAATCATGGCGATTGCCCTGTTCGTATGCCTCTGCCTGGCGCTGATGGCGGGCTTCCCGGTGGCCTTTACCCTGGGCGGGGTTTCCCTGCTGTTTGCCGGTATCGGCATCCTCTTCAACCTGTTTGAGCCCAGCTTTCTCGGCGCCCTGCCCAGCCGCCTGTACGGCACCATGACCAACCAGACACTGCTGGCCGTACCGCTGTTCGTGTTCATGGGCGTGATGCTGGAAAAGTCGAAGATTGCCGAAGACTTGCTGGAGTCCATGTCGCGGTTGTTCGGCAGTCTGCGCGGCGGGCTGGCCTTCTCAGTGTGCATCGTCGGCGCACTCCTGGCAGCCAGTACCGGCATTGTTGGCGCCACCGTGGTCACGCTCGGCCTGCTAGCCCTGCCGACCATGTTACGCCGGGGCTATGATCCGGCGCTGGCAACCGGCACCCTGGCCGCCACCGGCACGCTGGGGCAGATCATTCCGCCCTCGATCATCCTGGTACTACTGGGCGATGTGCTCTCCAACGCCTATCAGCAGGCCCAGCAGAAGCTGGGTATCTTCTCGCCCAAGACCGTCACCGTTAGCGATCTGTTTGTCGGCGCACTGCTGCCAGGGCTGCTGCTGGTGTTGCTGTACCTGGCCTATCTGGCGTTCGTTGCCCTGCGTCAGCCGGAAAAGCTGCCGGCACCCACGCCGCAGGACAGTGGCGCGGTGTCGGTCACGCAGCTGCTGCGCAGCCTGCTGCCGCCGCTGCTACTGATCATGGCGGTGCTGGGGTCGATTCTGGCAGGCGTTGCCACACCTACCGAGGCCGCCGCCGTTGGCGCCCTGGGCGCCGGCCTGTTGGCGTTGTTCAAGCGCCAGCTGAATCTCGGCAAGCTGCGCGAGGTGGCCCAGGCGACCGCCGAGATCAGTGCCATGGTGTTCATGATCCTGCTGGGCGCGTCCATCTTCTCGCTGGTATTCCGCGGCTTTGGCGGTGACGAGCTGATTCACGAGCTGTTCCACTCGCTGCCGGGTGGTGCCTTTACCGCCATGCTGGTGGTGATGCTGGCGATCTTCCTGCTGGGCTTCATTCTCGACTTTATCGAGATCACCTTCGTGGTGGTGCCGATCGTCGGCCCGGTGCTGCTGAGCATGGGCGTGGACCCGGTCTGGCTGGGCGTGATGATCGCGCTGAATCTGCAGACCTCGTTCCTCACACCGCCCTTCGGCCTGTCGCTGTTCTATCTGCGCAGCGTCACCCCGCCGGAGATTCCAACCTCGGCAATCTATCGGGGCGTGCTGCCCTTTATCCTGATTCAGCTCATGATGCTGGCGATTGCCGCCTGCTGGCCGGGGCTCATTACCTGGCTACCCAGCCTGCTGGCCAAGTAG
- a CDS encoding TRAP transporter small permease subunit — MTQRLLSAGLYLAGHIDRGTRLLGRTVAWLTLLMVLLTCAVVLLRYGFSIGATATQEVILYAHSLVFLGAAAWALQRDAHVRVDIFYRRMGNRGKALIDLLGSLLFLLPMCLFLAWNCWDYVAMSWQRQERSADAGGLAWVYIHKSFILLLVASLLLQGLAQVFKTLAVLGGVSNTHLPTSHEEHL; from the coding sequence ATGACCCAACGCTTGCTCTCCGCCGGGCTTTATCTTGCCGGGCACATTGATCGTGGCACCCGCCTGCTCGGCCGCACGGTTGCCTGGCTAACGCTACTGATGGTGCTGCTGACCTGCGCCGTGGTGCTGCTGCGCTATGGCTTCAGCATTGGTGCCACCGCCACCCAGGAAGTCATCCTCTACGCCCACTCGCTGGTGTTTCTCGGCGCCGCCGCATGGGCGCTGCAGCGCGACGCCCATGTCCGTGTCGACATTTTCTACCGGCGCATGGGCAATCGCGGCAAGGCGCTGATCGACCTGCTCGGCAGCCTGCTGTTTCTATTGCCGATGTGCCTGTTTCTGGCGTGGAACTGCTGGGACTACGTCGCCATGTCCTGGCAACGCCAGGAACGCTCGGCCGATGCCGGCGGCCTTGCCTGGGTCTACATACACAAGAGCTTCATTCTATTGCTGGTCGCCAGCTTGCTGCTGCAAGGACTGGCACAGGTGTTCAAGACCCTGGCGGTGCTGGGCGGCGTTAGCAACACGCATTTGCCGACAAGCCATGAGGAGCACCTGTAA